From Granulicella arctica:
CGTACTCACCGGTGTGTTTGTAGTCTGAGATCAAGGCTGTGCCTCCCGGCTTCAACACTCTGACGATCTCGTGAAGAGCGCGCAGGCGGGTCGGGCGATCGTAGATGTTGTGCAGGCAGAGATTCGAGACGATCACGTCGAAGGTTGCGTCAGGAAAGGTCATCTCGGCCGCCGACTCGCTCAGCAGCGTGGTTCGGCTTTCCACCCCTTCGAGCTTGAGATTGTGGTGCGTAGCTTCAGCGCTGTTGCCGCCCATGTCCACGTTCGACCAGACATCGATGCCGGTCGCGTGACCATCGGGTATGAGCTTCGCCGCCCCGGCCAGCAGGAGTCCGCGGCCGCAGCCGACATCGAGCACCAGCTCATCGCCACGCCACGTGTGGAGCGAGAGCATCTTGTCGCGGTGGTAGAACTTACCGACCTTGACATAGAACAGGAAGAGAAAACCTTCCACCAGCAGAAAGCCAGCCGTCCAGCCGAACATTGGCTTTGGCAGGATGCTGACCTGGCCAAGCGTGATGATGTGCGGGCCGAAGACAGCGATCAGCAGGCAGAGCGCGCCGATGAGGAAGAGGTTGCGCATGACGGCGGGCGCATCTACGCCATAGTCGGGCTTCACGGACAGGGTTGCGGGCATGGCATTCTCCGTATGTGGGGATGATTGTAGCTCCCCCACCCTCCGGAGTATCGTCACGCTCCGCTGGCCAAGGTAGTGCAAGGTGTCACGGAAGGGTATGACAGGTGTCACACCGCAACGAAGGAGAGCTATAGGTCATCATCCTCGACAGACTCCGCCGGGAAGTTACCCTCACGGCGCATTCGAAGATAGCCACGAATGAACGGTTCGATCGCTCCATCAAGCACCTTATCGACATCGCCAACTTCGACACGGGTCCGAAGGTCTTTCGCCATCCGATAGGGTTGCAGGACGTAGCTGCGAATCTGCGAACCGAACTTGATGTCGAGCTTGGAGTCTTCGAGTTTGCGGGCGGTCGCCTTCTTCTTATCTAACTCGTATTCGTAAAGCTTGGACCGCATCATCTTCATGGCGCGCTCTTTATTCTTATGCTGCGAACGTTCATTCTGGCAGCCCGTTACCAGGCCCGTGGGAAGGTGCGTGATGCGCACGGCAGAGTCAGTGGTGTTGACGTGCTGACCACCTTTACCGCCCGAACGATAGGTATCGATGCGGAGATCTTCGACCTTGATATCGATCACAATTGTGTCGTCGATCTCTGGCGACACGAAGACGCTGGCGAAGCTGGTGTGACGACGTTTTGCGGAGTCGAAGGGCGAGATGCGCACCAGGCGGTGGACACCCGTTTCGCCGCTGAGAAGCCCAAAGGCGAACTCGCCCGAGATGGTGAAAGTGGCGGACTTGATGCCCGCTTCGTCGCCATCCTGAATTTCATTGATCTCGACCTTGAAGCTCTGGCGCTCGCCCCAGCGGACGTACATGCGCATCAGCATCTCGGCCCAGTCCTGGCTTTCGGTACCGCCTGCACCCGGGTGCACGGTCACGATGGCGTTGAGCGGATCGGTCTCGCCGGAGAGCATGGTCTTCGATTCCAATGCTTCCGAGAACTCGATGAGCGCAGGAATTTCACGTGTCAGGTCAGGCTCGGTGTTCTCTCCTTCCCGGGCTAACTCGAAGTAAGCCTCGATGTCGTCGGAGCGCCGCAGTAGCTCGGTGTCATCGGCTAACAGGGTTTCGAGGCGCTTGCGTTCGCGCATCAGCGGCTGCGAGCGCGAGGCATCGGCCCAGACAGTGGGGTCGGAGATCTTTTCTTCAAGAGTGGCTAGTTCGCGGCGAAGGCGGGCGGAGTCAAAGATACTCCCGCAGTTCGCGCACTCTGTCGCGGACCGGGGAGTAACGAAATTCTAGGTCGTCAAGCATCTGGATAGTTTAGTTCAAATTACGTTTGAAGCTATAGGCCGCCGCAAGCGCTGTGATGAGGGCGCAGGCGTAGGCGAACAAATCGCCATGCGCGGTGTAGAAGGTGATGTCGTGCTCGAAGTTATAACCTGCACGCAGAGCCGTGCGGATGTGGCGTGGAGCCGAGACAGTGACGCGGCCGTAAGGATCGATCGCTGCGGTCACGCCGGTGTTGGTCGAGCGGAGAATCCAGCGATGGTTCTCGATCGCGCGCATCCGGACCATGTTGAGGTGCTGCCATGCGGCGCTGGTATCGCCATACCAGCCATCATCAGAGATATTGACGAGAACGTCGGCTCCATTCTTGACGAACTGTCGAATCTCATCGCCGAAGATGGATTCGTAACAGATAAAGACACCATAAGACCTACCTGCAGTTTGAAAGACAGTTCGATCGGTGCCACGATCCATATCGCCAACGCCTGCGGTTAACTTATTCGCGAAAAAGAAGAAGTTCTTGAATGGGATATATTCGCCCCACGGCACCAGGTGAATCTTGTCGTAGCGGCCCGCAGGTGCGCCATCTGCAGCAACTAGCGTTGCCGAGTCGTAGACATGAACGCCGCGCGCGGAGGCCGGGTCAGCAACTACACCGAGATTGCCGATGACGAGCGGCGCCTGTGCAGCGCGAGCCAATGCAGCTAAATGCTCCATGAAGATCGGATCATCGGAGCGGAAGCCAGCGGGTGATTCCGGCCATGAGATCAGGTCGCTCGGTCGCGTGCTGGTCAGGCTGGCTGGATTATCTGCAGTGAAATGAATGCAGCGGGTTGAGGGTAGCTCAGGAATACCGAGGCATCGATCCGCTGGCGGCGCAATGCTCAGGCGCGTAAATGATTCAACTAGTTGCTGCGAGGTCTCATGCGTATTTTTCGCCTCAGCACCGACACTTAGATTTTCCTGCACCAGGGTGGCATAGCTGCTGGTGGGCAGATGGGTTGGTGGCTCCATCCTGCGCAGCAAGTACAAGTAAGTCACCACGATCAAAAAACCAGCCAGCGTAAGTAATTGGCGGGTGTATTTGCGCTCCTTGATGCGAATGCGGACCAGCCACAGGGCGTTGACCAGCACGATCAGGAAAGAGATTCCATAGACACCGGTAATTGGTCCGAGGCGCGTCAACAGCGGGTTATCGACCTGCGTGTAGCCAAGCAGATCCCACGGAAACCCGGTGATACGCGCACGCGCAAGCTCTACCGCAACCCAGATGAAGGGCGAAAGCAACAACGCTCCCTGCGCGCCAAATCGCGTGCGACGTATGCATCCAAACAGGCATGCAAACAATGCATGATAAAGCCCGAGATAGAGACAGAAGAGAATCAGGATGCCGATGGCGATGGGTTTATCGAGGCCACCATAGATGTACATCGTCTGGTAGATCCAATAGCAATTACCGAGATACCAGAGGAAGCCGCAGAGATACCCAAGCGTTGTAGCCTGCCGCAGAGTAAGAGGTTCGCCGGATTTATTCACTCCTGCGAGCGCCGACAACAACGGCAGCAGCGCAATCCAGCAGAAGGCAGTTCGCCATAGCGGCACCGGACCAGCGAGTGGAAATGGCAGTGTTTGCAGGGCTGCGGAGAGGATGGTCAGAAGCCAGAGCCGCAAGGGAATGAGTCGCATAACTGTGCGAAGTCTACCATTCCGCAGCAGCCGTGCATGGCACATCGATTCATCGCGTCATCGGCACTTACAGCTTAATCATCGGCAAATCCGCGACCACGAATTGGAAAGTGCTGTTCACGGTGCGCCTTGTACTAAGTCCAAAACTCATGCATCAGACGACGGCTAAGTGGATGTCATTTGCGGGACTAATTACATACATAGATGGATTCTGAGTGGTAACTTCCAGTCAAAATGCGGGTAAATCATCTGTCGAATGTTTGCAACCTGTAACTTCATTCTGTATCGTTGAGAGGTCTGGAGTATTCTGCCGTTCACAAGAGAAGACGCCTGGATCTATTCAATGGGAGGTAACACGTGGAAGTAAGTGTCATTATTGCCGGCATCGACGCACAGATTCAGAAGTTACAGGAAGCTCGCAACATTCTGGATAGCGTTTCGACGCCCGCACCAGCCGTAAAGGCAGGTCGTGGCCGACCCAAGGGGAGCAAGTCCGCTGTCCCCAGCGCCAAAAAGATTGCACTCGCCTTGAAGACAGCAGCGCCTGCGAAGACTGCCGCTCCTGCAAAGACCGCGACTGCTGCGAAGACCGCTGCTGCTCCTGCGAAGCGCAAGCTCAGCCCCGAGGGCCGCAAGCGCATCGCTGATGCAATGAAGCGCCGCTGGGCAGAACGCCGCAAGACCGCCGTCAAGTAAGGTTTGAAGTCCATGTAAAAAGCGAACGAACTGCACTCGCAGTTCGTTCGCTTTTTTACTTTCGATTGGGGATGCAGAACCTATCGGTTGGCAACTACCTCGCGAAGACTATCCTTCGCAAGAAAGAATTTTGTTCCGCTGAACTTCTCCAGCAACTTCTCAATCTGGCGATTGTTGAACGTGTGCAACAGCGGCTGACTTCCCGTCAACTGCATATCCACAACATCCGTGTCGGTGAGATGGTAGCGCCGAAACGCGACCTCCGGACCTGTGTTCTTAGAATGAAAGAAGGCCAGCATCTTGCCGCCGGACTGCATCACCTCGTGGAGCCGGTCCATAATGGGCGCGAGCAGTGGTTCCGGCAGGTAGTCCGCAGCGTCCCACAATATGACTACGTCGAAGATGCGACCTGAGAAGTCGAGATTCGACTTGATGAATCCGTCGACGTCGTAGTGCGACGCCTCTCCGGGCTCTCCGGCGACCAGCCACTCCGGCCGTGCAGCCTCTTCCGCAAGGTTTGCCATGTAGACGCTGTGACCGAGCCCGGTAATGTAGTTGATGTTGCTTGAGGACGTCGGTCCGATATCTAGAATGCGCAGAGACTCGTTGGCCCGCAGGTGCGTGAGCAGCTGCGCCCAGCCGCTTGAATGGCGCGGCGTCTTCGTCGTGTTACCGGAGCCGCCTGCCTTGTCTTGGTTGCCGAAAAAACTGCGCATGCGACCGCAAACCTTTCTACGATTGAACGGCTGTGGCGCCGACGGGATTCAGTTCAACGCGTCCCTTGATGATGGCGCTCTCTTCAATGGAGAGCCGTCCTGCAAGAACATCGCCGGTAACAACGGCAGACTGTCGCAGATCGATACTGCCGGTCGCCTTGATATTGCCGTCAACCTTGCCGAAGATGATGATGTCCTGCACGTTGATGTCGGCGCTGACGCGGGCGTTCGGACCGATCGTGAGGCGGCAGTCGGTTAGCGTAATCGTGCCTTCAATCTGACCGTCCATGAAGAGGTCCTCGCTGCCGGTCAACTCTCCCCGGATGGTGACGGACTTCCCAATGACGGTGGCGGTCTCTGATTTCATGCTGATATTGCTCCTGTAGGATGGCCCTGTTCATGTAAATCGAATTGGTGTGTCTTGCCCGAACTATACCCAAGCCTGTGCGGCTAGGCAAACGGGAAAACTTTGCGGCTGGTCTGAACGTCTCACCGTAAGTATGCGGGCAAATGGTGCGTAGGTCGAGGGCTTACATGAGCAGTATCGCGAGTAAGCGCTCCAACAGGCGCTGCAACAAGGGCTTCGCGATCACGTCACAGCGCGTTATGTCGGCTGCACTGCTTGCGATAGCCGCCCTGATCTTCGATGGGAATGCGCACGCTGCTGCAAACCCTGGTCCGACAGCGCGTCCACCTCGCGACTGGATTGTCGAAACTGCCGCTAACGAGAT
This genomic window contains:
- a CDS encoding class I SAM-dependent methyltransferase, whose protein sequence is MPATLSVKPDYGVDAPAVMRNLFLIGALCLLIAVFGPHIITLGQVSILPKPMFGWTAGFLLVEGFLFLFYVKVGKFYHRDKMLSLHTWRGDELVLDVGCGRGLLLAGAAKLIPDGHATGIDVWSNVDMGGNSAEATHHNLKLEGVESRTTLLSESAAEMTFPDATFDVIVSNLCLHNIYDRPTRLRALHEIVRVLKPGGTALISDYKHTGEYAAEFVDCGLAVTKKRGDPITTFPPLTIVIARKS
- the prfB gene encoding peptide chain release factor 2 (programmed frameshift), producing MLDDLEFRYSPVRDRVRELREYLDSARLRRELATLEEKISDPTVWADASRSQPLMRERKRLETLLADDTELLRRSDDIEAYFELAREGENTEPDLTREIPALIEFSEALESKTMLSGETDPLNAIVTVHPGAGGTESQDWAEMLMRMYVRWGERQSFKVEINEIQDGDEAGIKSATFTISGEFAFGLLSGETGVHRLVRISPFDSAKRRHTSFASVFVSPEIDDTIVIDIKVEDLRIDTYRSGGKGGQHVNTTDSAVRITHLPTGLVTGCQNERSQHKNKERAMKMMRSKLYEYELDKKKATARKLEDSKLDIKFGSQIRSYVLQPYRMAKDLRTRVEVGDVDKVLDGAIEPFIRGYLRMRREGNFPAESVEDDDL
- the lnt gene encoding apolipoprotein N-acyltransferase; this translates as MRLIPLRLWLLTILSAALQTLPFPLAGPVPLWRTAFCWIALLPLLSALAGVNKSGEPLTLRQATTLGYLCGFLWYLGNCYWIYQTMYIYGGLDKPIAIGILILFCLYLGLYHALFACLFGCIRRTRFGAQGALLLSPFIWVAVELARARITGFPWDLLGYTQVDNPLLTRLGPITGVYGISFLIVLVNALWLVRIRIKERKYTRQLLTLAGFLIVVTYLYLLRRMEPPTHLPTSSYATLVQENLSVGAEAKNTHETSQQLVESFTRLSIAPPADRCLGIPELPSTRCIHFTADNPASLTSTRPSDLISWPESPAGFRSDDPIFMEHLAALARAAQAPLVIGNLGVVADPASARGVHVYDSATLVAADGAPAGRYDKIHLVPWGEYIPFKNFFFFANKLTAGVGDMDRGTDRTVFQTAGRSYGVFICYESIFGDEIRQFVKNGADVLVNISDDGWYGDTSAAWQHLNMVRMRAIENHRWILRSTNTGVTAAIDPYGRVTVSAPRHIRTALRAGYNFEHDITFYTAHGDLFAYACALITALAAAYSFKRNLN
- a CDS encoding methyltransferase domain-containing protein; translated protein: MRSFFGNQDKAGGSGNTTKTPRHSSGWAQLLTHLRANESLRILDIGPTSSSNINYITGLGHSVYMANLAEEAARPEWLVAGEPGEASHYDVDGFIKSNLDFSGRIFDVVILWDAADYLPEPLLAPIMDRLHEVMQSGGKMLAFFHSKNTGPEVAFRRYHLTDTDVVDMQLTGSQPLLHTFNNRQIEKLLEKFSGTKFFLAKDSLREVVANR
- a CDS encoding bactofilin family protein, whose amino-acid sequence is MKSETATVIGKSVTIRGELTGSEDLFMDGQIEGTITLTDCRLTIGPNARVSADINVQDIIIFGKVDGNIKATGSIDLRQSAVVTGDVLAGRLSIEESAIIKGRVELNPVGATAVQS